The following are encoded together in the Culex pipiens pallens isolate TS chromosome 1, TS_CPP_V2, whole genome shotgun sequence genome:
- the LOC120431781 gene encoding uncharacterized protein LOC120431781: MKPATTTFFLVALAVLGHLPAESGAEQQMNLQLERFEQIDGADLIDSSKLRVRKYNRTAFVLDGTVELFIDLDNAYEVTVKVAYSTLGNNQFNEYPMKLPRKSICAFMVDEYVEYQYIWADSTNLPHVEKGTEEFCPFPKGEYWFKELVPDSSFLPPVIPAGLWRMTWEFLRPNDEVVMQLRFFYRVTKGKTK, encoded by the coding sequence ATGAAACCGGCCACGACGACTTTCTTCCTGGTCGCACTCGCGGTCCTCGGCCATCTACCAGCGGAGtccggcgcggagcagcagaTGAACCTACAGCTGGAGCGCTTCGAGCAGATCGACGGCGCGGACTTGATCGACTCGTCAAAGTTGCGCGTCCGCAAGTACAACCGAACCGCGTTCGTCCTGGACGGCACGGTCGAGCTGTTCATCGATCTGGACAACGCGTACGAGGTGACGGTCAAGGTCGCGTACAGCACCCTCGGCAACAACCAGTTCAACGAGTACCCGATGAAGCTGCCCCGGAAGAGCATCTGCGCCTTCATGGTCGACGAGTACGTCGAGTATCAGTACATCTGGGCCGACAGCACCAACCTGCCGCACGTCGAAAAGGGAACCGAGGAGTTTTGTCCGTTTCCGAAGGGCGAGTACTGGTTCAAGGAGCTGGTGCCGGATTCGTCGTTTCTGCCGCCGGTCATCCCGGCCGGGCTGTGGCGCATGACGTGGGAGTTTCTGCGCCCGAACGACGAGGTCGTGATGCAGCTGCGGTTCTTCTACCGGGTCACGAAGGGAAAGACCAAGTAG